From one Anomaloglossus baeobatrachus isolate aAnoBae1 unplaced genomic scaffold, aAnoBae1.hap1 Scaffold_4819, whole genome shotgun sequence genomic stretch:
- the LOC142281733 gene encoding rRNA-processing protein FCF1 homolog: MGKQKKTKRYAVMKRRLNLKDPRIKEKDRAASHKKPKDPSSIREREVPQVPSCLFFQYNTNLGPPYYILVDTNFINFSIKAKLDLVQSMMDCLYAKCVPCITDCVMAELEKLGQKYRVALR; the protein is encoded by the exons ATG GGAAAACAGAAGAAAACAAAGAGATATGCAGTGATGAAGCGAAGGCTGAACCTGAAGGACCCGCGCAT AAAAGAAAAGGATCGAGCCGCATCTCACAAGAAGCCGAAGGACCCGAGCAGCATCAGGGAGAGAGAAGT TCCACAGGTCCCCTCCTGCCTGTTCTTCCAGTATAACACTAATCTCGGACCCCCGTACTATATCCTCGTGGACaccaacttcatcaatttctccattaAAGCCAAGCTGGACCTGGTGCAGTCAATGATGGACTGTTTGTATGCAAAGT GTGTTCCCTGTATCACTGACTGTGTGATGGCAGAACtggagaagctggggcagaaatacaGAGTTGCTCTCAGGTGA